Proteins found in one Trichoplusia ni isolate ovarian cell line Hi5 chromosome 14, tn1, whole genome shotgun sequence genomic segment:
- the LOC113500798 gene encoding uncharacterized protein LOC113500798, translating to MLPGSLPWDLDAKTLAAAYEWRKDLLERDERPPPRVVGAMLKELRNAFLEVWAERLTSPGAGSRTVGAVRRVLQEWVCRRHGEHGCFSNYLIARKESTRCCHHCDDSEDNAQHTLEVCSAWAIQRQYRIQKLVAVLGGDLSLPSVIASMVGFQRKCGKGAGAVGHSPDSCPMHKGLEEG from the coding sequence GATCGCTTCCCTGGGACCTAGACGCCAAAACTCTCGCGGCCGCCTATGAATGGCGAAAAGATCTTCTCGAGCGCGATGAAAGGCCTCCGCCTCGAGTAGTAGGGGCCATGTTAAAGGAGCTCCGTAATGCTTTCTTGGAAGTATGGGCTGAACGGCTTACAAGTCCAGGAGCAGGATCAAGGACTGTAGGTGCTGTCCGTCGTGTCCTTCAGGAATGGGTGTGCAGGCGTCATGGCGAACACGGTTGCTTCAGCAATTACTTGATCGCCCGAAAGGAATCCACACGTTGTTGCCACCACTGCGACGACAGCGAGGATAATGCGCAGCATACCCTGGAGGTTTGTTCAGCATGGGCAATACAACGACAGTACAGAATACAGAAACTCGTTGCGGTACTGGGTGGGGATCTCTCGCTGCCTTCTGTTATAGCCTCAATGGTTGGCTTTCAAAGAAAGTGCGGAAAGGGGGCGGGAGCTGTCGGCCACTCACCCGATTCGTGCCCGATGCACAAGGGCTTAGAGGAGGGCTGA